One genomic segment of Phalacrocorax carbo chromosome Z, bPhaCar2.1, whole genome shotgun sequence includes these proteins:
- the SH3GL2 gene encoding endophilin-A1 isoform X1, with protein sequence MSVAGLKKQFHKATQKVSEKVGGAEGTKLDDDFKEMERKVDVTSRAVMEIMAKTIEYLQPNPASRAKLSMINTMSKIRGQEKGPGYPQAEALLADAMLKFGRELGEECNFGPALADVGEAMKELSEVKDSLDMEVKQNFIDPLQNLHDKDLREIQHHLKKMEGRRLDFDYKKKRQGKLPDEELRQALEKFDESKEIAESSMFNLLEMDIEQVSQLSALVQAQLEYHKQATQILQRVTSKLEDRIKEASSQPRREYQPKPRMSLDFTTGDNTQHNGGISHATTPKPSGVHMDQPCCRALYDFEPENEGELGFKEGDIITLTNQIDENWYEGMLHGQSGFFPINYVDILVPLPN encoded by the exons aaaGTGAGTGAAAAAGTAGGAGGTGCAGAAGGAACCAAGCTAGATGATGACttcaaagaaatggaaagg AAAGTGGATGTTACCAGCAGGGCGGTTATGGAAATAATGGCAAAGACAATAGAGTATCTTCAGCCCAATCCAG CTTCCAGAGCTAAACTCAGCATGATCAACACTATGTCAAAAATTCGAGGCCAGGAAAAGGGACCAGGTTACCCTCAGGCTGAAGCCTTGCTGGCAGATGCGATGCTGAAATTTGGCCGAGAACTTGGAGAAGAATGCAACTTTG gaCCAGCACTTGCAGATGTGGGAGAAGCTATGAAGGAGCTTTCTGAGGTCAAGGACTCTTTAGACATGGAAGTGAAACAAAACTTCATTGACCCACTTCAGAATCTTCATGACAAAGATCTGAGAGAAATACAG cATCACCTAAAGAAAATGGAGGGTCGACGCCTGGATTTtgattacaaaaagaaaaggcagggcAAGCTCCCTGATGAAGAACTTCGCCAAGCTCTGGAGAAATTTGATGAATCAAAAGAAATTGCTGAGTCAAGCATGTTCAACCTCCTGGAGATGGAT ATTGAACAAGTGAGCCAGCTTTCTGCTCTTGTACAAGCCCAGCTGGAGTACCACAAGCAAGCCACACAGATTCTACAGCGAGTTACTTCTAAGCTGGAAGATAG AATAAAAGAGGCATCATCTCAGCCCAGGAGAGAATACCAGCCCAAACCCCGTATGAGCCTGGATTTCACAACTGGTGACAATACTCAGCATAATGGAGGAATATCCCATGCCACCACACCCAAACCGTCAG GTGTTCACATGGATCAGCCATGCTGCCGAGCTCTGTATGACTTTGAACCAGAAAATGAAGGAGAGCTGGGATTTAAAGAGGGTGATATAATTACCCTCACTAACCAGATTGATGAAAACTGGTATGAGGGGATGCTTCATGGCCAGTCAGGTTTCTTCCCTATCAATTATGTCGATATTCTAGTTCCCTTACCCAATTAG
- the SH3GL2 gene encoding endophilin-A1 isoform X2, with translation MERKVDVTSRAVMEIMAKTIEYLQPNPASRAKLSMINTMSKIRGQEKGPGYPQAEALLADAMLKFGRELGEECNFGPALADVGEAMKELSEVKDSLDMEVKQNFIDPLQNLHDKDLREIQHHLKKMEGRRLDFDYKKKRQGKLPDEELRQALEKFDESKEIAESSMFNLLEMDIEQVSQLSALVQAQLEYHKQATQILQRVTSKLEDRIKEASSQPRREYQPKPRMSLDFTTGDNTQHNGGISHATTPKPSGVHMDQPCCRALYDFEPENEGELGFKEGDIITLTNQIDENWYEGMLHGQSGFFPINYVDILVPLPN, from the exons atggaaagg AAAGTGGATGTTACCAGCAGGGCGGTTATGGAAATAATGGCAAAGACAATAGAGTATCTTCAGCCCAATCCAG CTTCCAGAGCTAAACTCAGCATGATCAACACTATGTCAAAAATTCGAGGCCAGGAAAAGGGACCAGGTTACCCTCAGGCTGAAGCCTTGCTGGCAGATGCGATGCTGAAATTTGGCCGAGAACTTGGAGAAGAATGCAACTTTG gaCCAGCACTTGCAGATGTGGGAGAAGCTATGAAGGAGCTTTCTGAGGTCAAGGACTCTTTAGACATGGAAGTGAAACAAAACTTCATTGACCCACTTCAGAATCTTCATGACAAAGATCTGAGAGAAATACAG cATCACCTAAAGAAAATGGAGGGTCGACGCCTGGATTTtgattacaaaaagaaaaggcagggcAAGCTCCCTGATGAAGAACTTCGCCAAGCTCTGGAGAAATTTGATGAATCAAAAGAAATTGCTGAGTCAAGCATGTTCAACCTCCTGGAGATGGAT ATTGAACAAGTGAGCCAGCTTTCTGCTCTTGTACAAGCCCAGCTGGAGTACCACAAGCAAGCCACACAGATTCTACAGCGAGTTACTTCTAAGCTGGAAGATAG AATAAAAGAGGCATCATCTCAGCCCAGGAGAGAATACCAGCCCAAACCCCGTATGAGCCTGGATTTCACAACTGGTGACAATACTCAGCATAATGGAGGAATATCCCATGCCACCACACCCAAACCGTCAG GTGTTCACATGGATCAGCCATGCTGCCGAGCTCTGTATGACTTTGAACCAGAAAATGAAGGAGAGCTGGGATTTAAAGAGGGTGATATAATTACCCTCACTAACCAGATTGATGAAAACTGGTATGAGGGGATGCTTCATGGCCAGTCAGGTTTCTTCCCTATCAATTATGTCGATATTCTAGTTCCCTTACCCAATTAG